In Methanophagales archaeon, a single window of DNA contains:
- a CDS encoding PHP domain-containing protein: MASFSPCKNWERYEKYLMSGEWHVHTNYVDGANSVDEYCKRAVKLRIPLIAFTEHVRKKLTYRYHDLVEEILTARENYPELIILTGCEAKVLEDGSLDVSADILRESEIVLMAFHSFPADKEKYVEALKKALSNPRVDIWAHPGLFLRTKNICLSDEEVGEIFSIASQKNVLIELNEKYCLPPRGWEEIGKKRGVKFVRGSDVHKVEELK; encoded by the coding sequence ATGGCGAGTTTTTCACCCTGTAAGAACTGGGAGAGGTATGAGAAGTATTTGATGAGTGGAGAATGGCACGTGCACACAAATTATGTTGATGGAGCGAATTCGGTGGATGAATATTGCAAGAGAGCGGTTAAGCTAAGGATTCCGCTTATTGCGTTTACAGAGCACGTGAGAAAGAAGCTTACATACAGATATCATGACTTAGTAGAGGAAATTCTAACGGCGAGAGAGAATTATCCGGAATTAATAATTCTTACGGGTTGTGAGGCGAAGGTGTTAGAGGATGGTAGTTTAGATGTTTCGGCGGACATATTAAGGGAGAGTGAGATTGTGCTTATGGCTTTTCATTCTTTTCCTGCGGATAAGGAGAAGTATGTAGAAGCATTAAAAAAGGCTCTTTCCAACCCACGGGTTGATATATGGGCGCATCCAGGATTGTTCTTAAGAACTAAAAATATCTGTTTAAGCGATGAAGAAGTTGGGGAGATATTTAGTATAGCAAGTCAAAAGAACGTATTGATAGAACTTAATGAGAAATACTGTTTACCCCCCAGGGGTTGGGAGGAGATAGGGAAAAAGAGAGGAGTAAAATTTGTGAGAGGGAGTGATGTTCATAAAGTGGAGGAGCTGAAATAA